Proteins co-encoded in one Candidatus Polarisedimenticolaceae bacterium genomic window:
- the ffh gene encoding signal recognition particle protein, producing the protein MFDALSERLQGVFDTLRGQTRITDEVLDKTLREIRMALLEADVHVGVVRALLDGVRAKAKDEEVAKSFTPGQQVVKIVRDELEALLGGPEAKQLQFRSQPPTVIFLVGLQGSGKTTTAAKLGLWLKKAGKYPYLVPADVDRPAAIEQLVRIGTAAGLKVHAHDGKRRPLPIAREALDEARLRGYDTVLVDTAGRLHIDAALMAELAELKTALSPQEILFVADAMTGQDAVKSAGEFHRALALTGVILTKMDGDARGGAALSIRHVTGLPIKFVGTGERPSEFDAFYPDRMVGRILGMGDILGLIEKAEEAVDLAQAKEMERKLRKNEFTLQDFRDQIRTLQKMGPLSGILGMLPGMGALKNADLDDGALKGVLALIDSMTPEERRRPEILNGSRKKRVSRGSGRPVQEINRLLKQFAQMRKVMKQVQAARSGRPGFKLPFLGR; encoded by the coding sequence ATGTTCGACGCACTCTCCGAGCGCCTCCAGGGCGTCTTCGACACGCTTCGCGGCCAGACGCGGATCACCGACGAGGTCTTGGACAAGACCCTGCGCGAGATCCGCATGGCGCTCCTCGAGGCGGACGTCCACGTCGGGGTCGTGCGCGCGCTCCTCGACGGCGTCCGCGCCAAGGCGAAGGACGAGGAGGTCGCGAAGAGCTTCACGCCGGGACAGCAGGTCGTCAAGATCGTCCGTGACGAGCTCGAGGCCCTCCTCGGCGGCCCCGAGGCGAAGCAGCTCCAGTTCCGCTCGCAGCCGCCGACGGTCATCTTCCTCGTGGGACTGCAGGGCTCCGGCAAGACGACGACGGCGGCGAAGCTCGGGCTCTGGCTGAAGAAAGCGGGCAAGTACCCTTACCTCGTCCCGGCCGACGTCGACCGTCCCGCGGCGATCGAGCAGCTCGTCCGGATCGGCACGGCGGCGGGCCTCAAGGTCCACGCGCACGACGGCAAGCGGCGCCCGCTCCCGATCGCGCGCGAGGCGCTCGACGAGGCGCGCCTGCGCGGCTACGACACCGTTCTCGTCGACACGGCGGGCCGGCTGCACATCGACGCGGCGCTCATGGCCGAGCTCGCCGAGCTGAAGACCGCGCTCTCCCCGCAGGAGATCCTCTTCGTCGCCGACGCCATGACCGGTCAGGACGCGGTCAAGTCCGCGGGGGAGTTCCATCGCGCGCTCGCGCTCACCGGAGTGATCCTGACGAAGATGGACGGCGACGCCCGCGGCGGCGCCGCGCTGTCGATCCGCCACGTCACCGGGCTCCCGATCAAGTTCGTCGGCACCGGCGAGCGGCCCTCGGAGTTCGACGCCTTCTACCCGGACCGGATGGTCGGGCGGATCCTCGGCATGGGCGACATCCTCGGCCTCATCGAGAAGGCCGAGGAGGCGGTCGACCTCGCCCAGGCGAAAGAGATGGAGCGCAAGCTCCGGAAGAACGAATTCACGCTCCAGGATTTCCGGGACCAGATCCGGACCCTTCAGAAGATGGGGCCGCTCTCCGGGATCCTCGGGATGCTTCCGGGCATGGGCGCTCTCAAGAACGCGGACCTCGACGACGGGGCGCTCAAGGGTGTCCTGGCGCTCATCGACTCGATGACGCCGGAGGAGCGCCGCCGCCCTGAGATCCTGAACGGCAGCCGGAAGAAGCGGGTGTCGCGGGGGTCGGGCCGGCCGGTCCAGGAGATCAACCGCCTCCTCAAGCAATTCGCCCAGATGCGGAAGGTCATGAAGCAGGTCCAGGCCGCCCGGTCGGGCCGCCCGGGGTTCAAGCTCCCTTTCTTGGGCCGGTAG
- a CDS encoding bifunctional 3,4-dihydroxy-2-butanone-4-phosphate synthase/GTP cyclohydrolase II, protein MSEAQPTRFATVEEALAELRQGRMVVILDDEDRENEGDLACAAEFVTPEIVNFMATHGRGLICLPMTGERLDELQIPPMVQENTARRGTAFCVSIEARERVTTGISAADRARTIRVAVDPKTRPDDLARPGHVFPLRAKTGGVLKRAGHTEAVVDLCRLAGLRPAGVVCEIMNADGTMARLAELLPFAEAHGLKLLTIADLIRHRMRNERLVTRVASPRLPTENGQWTIHAFHTEIENRTHVAMVMGDPGPDTPTLVRVHSECLTGDVFGSTRCDCGRQLHRAMEMIEREGQGVILYLRQEGRGIGLANKLRAYELQDRHHKDTVEANLALGFQADHRDYGVGAQILYDLGIRRLRLMTNNPGKYVALKGYGLEIVERVPLETPAVDENRSYLSTKKRKMGHLLESV, encoded by the coding sequence ATGAGCGAAGCCCAGCCGACAAGATTCGCCACCGTCGAGGAGGCTCTGGCGGAGCTCCGCCAGGGCCGGATGGTCGTGATCCTGGACGACGAGGACCGCGAGAACGAAGGCGACCTCGCCTGCGCCGCGGAGTTCGTCACGCCCGAGATCGTCAACTTCATGGCGACGCACGGCCGTGGCCTCATCTGCCTCCCGATGACCGGCGAGCGTCTCGACGAGCTGCAGATCCCGCCGATGGTGCAGGAGAACACGGCGCGGCGCGGCACGGCGTTCTGCGTCTCGATCGAGGCGCGCGAGCGCGTGACGACCGGCATCTCGGCCGCCGACCGCGCGCGCACGATCCGCGTCGCCGTCGACCCGAAGACGCGCCCCGACGACCTCGCGCGGCCGGGCCACGTCTTCCCCCTGCGCGCGAAGACCGGCGGCGTGCTCAAGCGCGCGGGGCACACCGAGGCGGTCGTCGATCTCTGCCGGCTCGCGGGCCTCCGGCCTGCCGGGGTCGTCTGCGAGATCATGAACGCCGACGGGACGATGGCGCGGCTCGCGGAGCTCCTCCCGTTCGCCGAGGCGCACGGCTTGAAGCTCCTCACGATCGCCGATCTCATCCGGCACCGCATGCGCAACGAGCGGCTCGTGACGCGCGTGGCGAGCCCGAGGCTTCCGACCGAGAACGGCCAGTGGACGATCCACGCGTTCCACACCGAGATCGAGAACCGCACGCACGTCGCGATGGTCATGGGCGATCCGGGGCCCGACACGCCGACGCTCGTGCGCGTCCACTCCGAATGCCTGACCGGCGACGTCTTCGGCTCGACACGGTGCGATTGCGGCCGCCAGCTCCACCGCGCGATGGAGATGATCGAGCGCGAAGGCCAGGGCGTCATCCTCTACCTCCGTCAGGAGGGGCGCGGGATCGGCCTCGCCAACAAGCTCCGCGCCTACGAGCTGCAGGATCGCCACCACAAGGACACGGTCGAGGCCAATCTCGCGCTCGGCTTCCAGGCCGACCATCGCGACTACGGGGTCGGCGCGCAGATCCTTTACGACCTCGGGATCCGCCGCCTGCGCCTCATGACGAACAATCCGGGGAAGTACGTCGCGCTCAAGGGCTACGGGCTCGAGATCGTCGAGCGCGTGCCGCTCGAGACGCCGGCGGTCGACGAGAACCGGAGCTACCTCTCGACGAAGAAACGCAAGATGGGTCACCTGCTCGAGTCGGTCTGA
- a CDS encoding riboflavin synthase, translated as MFTGLIEVCGKVARVERRAGLTRVTIKGDLGGEPLREGESIAVDGACLTVAKRHAHGFDADVVRETLSKTTLGALAPGDAVHLERALALGDRLGGHLVQGHVDAVAEVLALSRRGGDVRLTASVPAAIAGLVAMKGSIALQGVSLTVSGVTKRSFEVALIPETLERTKLGRLRPGDALNVEADLIARYLDAWMRGRTRSRSR; from the coding sequence GTGTTCACCGGTCTGATCGAGGTCTGCGGCAAGGTTGCGCGCGTCGAGCGGCGCGCCGGGCTGACGCGCGTCACGATCAAGGGCGATCTCGGAGGCGAGCCGCTCAGGGAGGGCGAGAGCATCGCGGTCGACGGCGCCTGTCTCACCGTCGCCAAGCGCCACGCGCACGGCTTCGACGCCGACGTCGTGCGGGAGACCCTCTCGAAGACGACGCTCGGCGCGCTCGCACCGGGCGACGCGGTGCACCTCGAGCGCGCCCTCGCCCTGGGAGACCGGCTCGGCGGTCATCTCGTCCAGGGCCACGTCGACGCGGTCGCCGAGGTCCTGGCGCTGTCCCGCCGCGGGGGCGACGTGCGCCTCACGGCCTCGGTCCCGGCGGCGATCGCAGGCCTCGTCGCGATGAAGGGCTCGATCGCCCTCCAGGGGGTCTCGCTGACCGTCTCCGGGGTGACGAAACGGAGCTTCGAGGTGGCCCTCATCCCCGAGACCCTCGAGAGGACGAAGCTCGGGCGCCTCCGGCCCGGCGACGCGCTCAACGTGGAGGCCGACCTTATCGCGCGGTATCTTGACGCGTGGATGCGGGGACGGACCCGGTCGAGGTCGCGATGA
- the ribD gene encoding bifunctional diaminohydroxyphosphoribosylaminopyrimidine deaminase/5-amino-6-(5-phosphoribosylamino)uracil reductase RibD — MTEREAMAQALALAVLGEGTTRPNPLVGCLVLAGDEVVGTGYHRAAGEPHAEAVALDEAGGRARGGTLVVTLEPCAHQGRTPPCADAIIRAGIRRVVAGTGDPNPLVNGEGVRRLRAAGIEVVLGVLEDACRAVNAGFLSLHERRRPFVTVKAAQSLDGQIAARDGSATWITREAARTYAHRLRLRHDAVLVGASTVRRDDPRLTVRLPGVAAPRLRVVVASTLDLDPAAAVFDGTPRTRVYVPDDAKGGDALARVADLVRVPRRDAGVDLAAVLSDLAALDVRSVLVEGGGRTIGAFFAAGLADDLALFVAPRVIGATEATPLAALRAAPSPDESAAVRVRATVPLGIDRLILGSIECSPV; from the coding sequence GTGACCGAGCGCGAGGCGATGGCGCAGGCGCTCGCGCTCGCCGTCCTGGGCGAGGGGACGACGCGGCCGAATCCGCTCGTGGGCTGTCTCGTGCTCGCGGGGGACGAGGTCGTGGGCACCGGTTACCACCGCGCGGCGGGAGAGCCTCACGCCGAGGCCGTCGCGCTCGACGAGGCCGGAGGCCGTGCGCGCGGCGGCACGCTCGTCGTCACGCTCGAGCCGTGCGCGCACCAGGGGCGTACGCCGCCCTGCGCCGACGCGATCATCCGCGCCGGGATCCGCCGCGTCGTCGCCGGGACCGGCGACCCGAACCCTCTCGTGAACGGCGAAGGGGTCCGGCGCCTGCGCGCCGCGGGGATCGAGGTCGTTCTGGGTGTTCTCGAGGACGCATGCCGCGCCGTCAACGCGGGCTTCCTCAGCCTGCACGAGCGCCGCCGCCCGTTCGTCACCGTGAAGGCGGCGCAGAGCCTCGACGGTCAGATCGCGGCGCGGGACGGGAGCGCGACGTGGATCACCCGCGAGGCGGCGAGAACGTACGCGCACCGCCTCCGGCTCCGTCACGACGCGGTGCTCGTCGGTGCCTCGACCGTGCGCCGCGACGATCCGCGTCTCACGGTGCGCCTGCCCGGCGTCGCCGCCCCGCGCCTGCGCGTCGTCGTCGCGTCGACGCTCGATCTCGATCCGGCTGCCGCGGTCTTCGATGGGACGCCGCGGACACGCGTGTACGTTCCCGACGATGCGAAAGGCGGCGACGCGCTCGCCCGCGTGGCGGACCTCGTGCGCGTCCCACGCCGGGACGCGGGCGTCGATCTCGCCGCGGTCCTGAGCGACCTCGCCGCGCTCGACGTGAGGAGCGTCCTCGTCGAGGGCGGGGGACGGACGATCGGCGCCTTCTTCGCGGCGGGCCTCGCCGACGATCTCGCGCTCTTCGTCGCCCCGCGCGTCATCGGGGCGACGGAAGCAACGCCGCTCGCCGCCCTGCGCGCGGCGCCGTCGCCGGACGAGAGCGCGGCGGTCCGCGTGCGCGCCACGGTGCCGCTCGGCATCGACCGTCTGATCCTCGGGAGCATCGAGTGTTCACCGGTCTGA
- the ftsY gene encoding signal recognition particle-docking protein FtsY has product MAFESWKKLVRGLTRTREGIAETLREAFGAAEVDESTLDDLESGLLASDLGPALTAEVIDAVRRQARSKTLDGAGLRQALRETLRARLDDGPAAPDPGTPPRVTFIVGVNGGGKTTTIGKLAARERASGRRVLVVAADTFRAAAIDQLERWGERAGVEVVRHREGADPSAVVFDALQAARARRIESVLVDTAGRLHTKTPLMAELEKMARVASREVPGAPHEVLLVVDATTGQNGLTQAREFTKAVPVTGVVLTKLDGTAKGGVALAIRKDLGVPVRFVGVGEAVDDLLDFDPDAYVDGLLGVASEGP; this is encoded by the coding sequence ATGGCGTTCGAGTCGTGGAAGAAGCTCGTCCGCGGGCTCACGCGCACGCGCGAGGGGATCGCGGAGACCCTCCGCGAAGCGTTCGGCGCGGCGGAGGTCGACGAGTCGACGCTCGACGACCTCGAGAGCGGCCTGCTCGCCTCCGATCTCGGTCCGGCGCTGACCGCGGAGGTCATCGATGCCGTCCGCCGTCAGGCCCGCAGCAAGACGCTCGACGGGGCGGGGCTGCGTCAGGCCCTGAGGGAGACCCTTCGCGCGCGCCTCGACGACGGGCCCGCGGCTCCCGATCCCGGCACGCCGCCGCGCGTCACGTTCATCGTCGGCGTCAACGGCGGCGGCAAGACGACGACGATCGGCAAGCTCGCCGCGCGCGAGCGCGCCTCCGGGCGGCGCGTCCTCGTCGTCGCCGCCGACACCTTCCGCGCGGCCGCCATCGATCAGCTCGAGCGCTGGGGCGAGCGCGCCGGCGTCGAGGTCGTGCGCCATCGCGAGGGGGCCGATCCCTCGGCGGTCGTCTTCGACGCGCTGCAGGCCGCGCGCGCACGCCGGATCGAGTCGGTGCTCGTCGACACGGCGGGGCGACTCCACACGAAGACGCCGCTCATGGCCGAGCTCGAGAAGATGGCCCGCGTCGCGTCCCGCGAGGTGCCCGGCGCGCCGCACGAGGTCCTCCTCGTCGTCGACGCCACGACCGGGCAGAACGGGCTCACGCAGGCGCGCGAGTTCACGAAGGCGGTGCCGGTGACCGGCGTCGTGCTCACGAAGCTCGACGGCACCGCGAAGGGAGGCGTCGCGCTCGCGATCCGCAAGGACCTCGGCGTTCCCGTCCGTTTCGTGGGCGTCGGGGAAGCGGTCGACGACCTCCTCGACTTCGATCCCGACGCGTACGTCGACGGTCTCCTCGGCGTCGCAAGTGAAGGGCCGTGA
- a CDS encoding tetratricopeptide repeat protein: MRPIRVTTVLLASGLALSCAAPKAKPKDPASETATNIRLAESYYHAGRVTEALNILQKAVDSAPTNAPLRNYYGQICFLSGRNAEAEKAFDKALEIDPYLTDARNNLGALYDATGRKAEAEKEYKKVLEDSTYASPDKVYLNLGILYGSQGRQPESIAELRKAVEINPKFWRGHYELASALDRGGQLDEAAREYEVAVPDYRNNGEYHYRLGLVYMKLNQPALAREHLQRCEDLSPGSENASKAFDLLKMLP; this comes from the coding sequence ATGAGGCCGATCCGCGTCACGACCGTCCTTCTCGCCTCCGGCCTCGCGCTCTCCTGCGCCGCGCCGAAGGCGAAGCCGAAAGATCCGGCGAGCGAGACCGCGACGAACATCCGCCTCGCCGAGTCGTACTATCACGCCGGGCGCGTCACCGAGGCGCTCAACATCCTGCAGAAGGCGGTCGACTCGGCGCCGACGAACGCACCGCTCCGGAACTACTACGGCCAGATCTGCTTCCTCTCGGGACGGAACGCGGAGGCCGAGAAGGCGTTCGACAAGGCGCTCGAGATCGATCCCTATCTCACCGATGCGCGGAACAACCTCGGCGCTCTCTACGACGCCACCGGCCGCAAGGCGGAAGCCGAGAAGGAGTACAAGAAGGTCCTCGAGGACTCGACCTACGCCTCGCCCGACAAGGTCTACCTGAACCTGGGCATCCTCTACGGTTCCCAGGGGCGGCAGCCCGAGTCGATCGCGGAGCTGCGCAAGGCGGTCGAGATCAACCCGAAGTTCTGGCGCGGGCACTACGAGCTCGCCTCGGCCCTCGACCGCGGCGGGCAGCTCGACGAGGCCGCGCGCGAGTACGAGGTCGCGGTGCCGGACTACAGGAACAACGGCGAGTACCACTACCGGCTCGGCCTCGTGTACATGAAGCTCAACCAGCCGGCGCTGGCCCGCGAGCATCTCCAGCGCTGCGAGGACCTCTCCCCGGGGAGCGAGAACGCGTCGAAGGCGTTCGATCTCCTGAAGATGCTTCCCTGA
- a CDS encoding sigma-70 family RNA polymerase sigma factor has product MGPDDPVDLDPDVLRDPLEGTQEVQSAPVPAERGLVPVDPYRRYMAELRKYPPLTREEEQELARRYRETGDRDALFRLVTSNLMLVVRVALSFRRAAKNLLDLIQEGNLGLLAAIDRFDPEVGVRLPTYAAWWVRAYIVKFLLDNVRLVRVGTTNARRKLLRNLRQEKSRLEAAGFEVGPKMLAEHFGVSEEDVKDVEAALGSRDVWIDAPLAGAEDRTQGDVLPASGPTVEEEVARRELQDKVKTAIARFRVDLGERERAILDDRLLSDDPATLQAIGDRFGTTREAVRQAEARLMTRLKEFLRAEIGDLATIRVGPD; this is encoded by the coding sequence ATGGGGCCCGACGATCCGGTCGACCTCGATCCCGACGTGTTGCGCGACCCCCTCGAGGGCACGCAGGAGGTCCAGTCCGCCCCCGTTCCCGCCGAGCGGGGCCTCGTCCCGGTCGATCCGTACCGCCGTTACATGGCGGAGCTGCGGAAGTACCCTCCGCTCACGCGCGAGGAAGAGCAGGAGCTGGCACGCCGCTACCGCGAGACCGGCGACCGCGACGCGCTCTTCCGGCTCGTCACCTCGAACCTCATGCTCGTCGTGCGCGTCGCGCTGTCGTTCCGGCGCGCCGCGAAGAACCTCCTCGATCTGATCCAGGAGGGGAACCTCGGCCTGCTCGCGGCGATCGATCGCTTCGATCCCGAGGTCGGCGTTCGCCTTCCCACCTACGCCGCCTGGTGGGTCCGCGCCTACATCGTGAAGTTCCTCCTCGACAACGTGCGCCTCGTGCGCGTCGGGACGACGAACGCCCGCCGGAAGCTCTTGCGCAACCTGCGGCAGGAGAAGAGCCGTCTCGAAGCGGCGGGGTTCGAGGTCGGGCCGAAGATGCTCGCGGAGCACTTCGGCGTCTCCGAGGAAGACGTCAAGGACGTCGAAGCGGCGCTCGGCTCGCGCGACGTGTGGATCGACGCGCCGCTCGCGGGTGCCGAGGACCGGACGCAGGGCGACGTGCTGCCGGCGTCCGGGCCGACCGTCGAGGAAGAGGTCGCGCGCCGCGAGCTCCAGGACAAGGTCAAGACCGCGATCGCACGGTTCCGCGTCGATCTCGGCGAGCGCGAGCGCGCGATCCTCGACGATCGCCTCCTCTCCGACGATCCCGCGACCCTGCAGGCGATCGGCGACCGCTTCGGCACGACCCGCGAGGCGGTGCGGCAGGCGGAGGCGCGGCTCATGACACGCCTCAAGGAGTTCTTGCGCGCGGAGATCGGAGACCTCGCCACGATCCGCGTCGGACCCGACTGA
- a CDS encoding M23 family metallopeptidase: protein MPRKFYTIFILPHAHARFRKLHVSRNFVLAIAVLGAAVSMSAAFAPHLFFRSRALADRAAAIEAENQKLRDDKVRYEASLAQMGEHLAAIEVMAGKLATAVGLKDLPSEHPAGGASLPASLGGRGEIFPEESAAVGKRMDNLDASFDRLESAWSDRLKVLASTPSLAPVSGFFSDGYGWRRDPIDGSREFHKGVDIVAPTGTAVRAAADGLVTAAGRTAGYGSMVQLAHGYGMGSRYGHMSRIVVVPGQRVKRGDIIGYVGSTGRSTGPHLHYEVFRAGTQVDPRKYLGEATF, encoded by the coding sequence ATGCCGAGGAAGTTCTACACGATCTTCATCCTTCCCCACGCGCACGCGCGGTTCCGGAAGCTCCACGTCTCCAGGAACTTCGTCCTCGCGATCGCGGTGCTCGGCGCGGCCGTGTCGATGTCGGCCGCGTTCGCCCCGCACCTCTTCTTCCGCTCGCGTGCGCTCGCCGATCGTGCGGCGGCGATCGAGGCCGAGAACCAGAAGCTGCGCGACGACAAGGTCCGGTACGAGGCGTCGCTGGCGCAGATGGGCGAGCACCTCGCCGCGATCGAGGTGATGGCGGGCAAGCTGGCGACGGCCGTCGGCCTCAAGGACCTTCCCTCGGAGCACCCGGCCGGCGGCGCGAGCCTCCCGGCGTCGCTCGGCGGACGCGGCGAGATCTTCCCCGAGGAGAGCGCCGCCGTCGGCAAGCGCATGGACAATCTCGACGCCTCGTTCGACCGTCTCGAGTCGGCGTGGAGCGACCGGCTGAAGGTCCTCGCATCGACGCCGTCCCTGGCGCCGGTCAGCGGGTTCTTCTCCGACGGCTACGGCTGGCGCCGCGACCCGATCGACGGCTCGCGCGAGTTCCACAAGGGCGTCGACATCGTGGCGCCCACCGGGACCGCGGTGCGCGCGGCCGCCGACGGCCTCGTCACGGCCGCCGGGCGCACGGCGGGGTACGGCTCGATGGTCCAGCTCGCTCACGGCTACGGCATGGGCTCGCGCTACGGGCACATGAGCCGGATCGTCGTCGTCCCGGGCCAGCGCGTGAAGCGGGGCGACATCATCGGCTACGTCGGCTCGACCGGTCGCTCGACCGGACCGCACCTCCACTACGAGGTCTTCCGCGCGGGCACGCAGGTCGATCCCCGCAAGTACCTCGGCGAAGCCACCTTCTAG
- a CDS encoding phosphoribosylaminoimidazolesuccinocarboxamide synthase, whose product MTTSVYSTELSGLRLTARGKVRDIYDLGETLLIVSTDRLSAFDCVFPDPIPDKGKVLNQISAFWFARSSAWLPNHVVATDVAAFPASLRAYADTLAGRATLARKLRMVPIECVARGYLAGSGWNEYQAQGTICGIPLPPGLAESAALPEPIFTPATKADSGHDVNISFDEMAARIGRTTAERLRELTLAAYRDAAAHAAARGILVADTKFEFGFDGDDLVIADEMLTPDSSRFWPAETYRAGGPQPSLDKQFVRDHVLSLGWNQKPPAPRLPAEIIEGLRGRYLEIFRRLVGRDLER is encoded by the coding sequence ATGACGACATCGGTCTATTCCACGGAGCTTTCGGGACTCCGTCTCACCGCGCGCGGCAAGGTGCGCGACATCTACGATCTCGGGGAGACGCTCCTCATCGTCTCGACCGACCGTCTCTCCGCCTTCGACTGCGTCTTCCCGGACCCGATCCCGGACAAGGGAAAGGTCCTGAACCAGATCTCCGCGTTCTGGTTCGCGCGCTCCTCGGCGTGGCTCCCGAATCACGTCGTCGCCACGGACGTCGCCGCGTTTCCCGCCTCCCTCCGTGCGTACGCCGACACCCTCGCCGGGCGGGCGACGCTTGCGCGGAAGCTCAGGATGGTTCCGATCGAGTGCGTCGCCCGGGGCTACCTCGCCGGATCGGGATGGAACGAGTACCAAGCGCAGGGCACCATCTGCGGGATCCCTCTGCCGCCCGGCCTCGCCGAGTCGGCGGCGCTCCCGGAGCCGATCTTCACCCCGGCGACGAAGGCCGACAGCGGGCACGACGTGAACATCTCGTTCGACGAGATGGCGGCGCGGATCGGACGGACGACCGCCGAGCGCCTGCGCGAGCTGACCCTCGCCGCCTACCGCGACGCGGCGGCTCATGCGGCGGCCCGCGGCATACTCGTCGCCGACACGAAGTTCGAATTCGGATTCGACGGTGACGATCTCGTCATCGCCGACGAGATGCTCACTCCGGATTCCTCACGCTTCTGGCCCGCGGAGACCTACCGCGCCGGCGGGCCTCAGCCCTCGCTCGACAAGCAGTTCGTCCGCGATCACGTCCTGAGCCTGGGGTGGAATCAGAAACCCCCGGCGCCGCGCCTTCCGGCAGAGATCATCGAGGGTTTGAGGGGCCGGTACCTCGAGATCTTCCGCAGGCTCGTGGGGCGCGACCTCGAGCGTTGA
- a CDS encoding diacylglycerol kinase family protein: MPAPKRRPRRVLVIANPNAGLLRGGKAAGERAAAAAARAGVAVDLHLTRGPGDARTRAAAAAEEGYDLVLAAGGDGTAHEAAGGLAGSNTALGVAPAGTMNLLARVLGTPLHPAEAAGALAAGFHPWTVHPGDADGRIFVLMAGAGFDAWVLRELLRTVRGKIGFADYARGALAGLRTFPFPELRVAWESRERKAHSVIVGRSPLYGGFLRPTPGARLDEPVLEVCALDGGPARLMAILSRMWSGAHAGAPGALVARTREVRVVSPVDDVPYHLDGELAGVLPVTLRISDRPLVLARTRPV; encoded by the coding sequence GTGCCGGCGCCCAAGCGGCGTCCGCGGCGCGTGCTCGTCATCGCGAACCCGAACGCCGGGCTCCTGCGCGGCGGAAAGGCGGCGGGCGAGCGCGCGGCCGCGGCGGCCGCGCGGGCCGGGGTCGCCGTCGATCTCCACCTGACGCGCGGTCCCGGCGACGCACGCACGCGCGCCGCCGCCGCGGCCGAGGAAGGCTACGACCTCGTGCTCGCCGCGGGAGGCGACGGCACCGCGCACGAGGCCGCGGGCGGGCTCGCGGGCTCGAACACGGCGCTCGGCGTCGCCCCGGCCGGCACGATGAATCTCCTCGCACGGGTCCTCGGCACGCCTCTCCACCCCGCGGAGGCCGCGGGAGCGCTCGCGGCAGGATTCCATCCGTGGACGGTGCATCCCGGCGACGCCGACGGGCGGATCTTCGTGCTCATGGCGGGCGCCGGGTTCGACGCGTGGGTGCTCCGGGAGCTGCTCCGGACCGTCCGCGGGAAGATCGGCTTCGCCGACTACGCGCGCGGCGCGCTCGCGGGTCTTCGCACCTTCCCGTTCCCCGAGCTCCGCGTCGCGTGGGAGAGTCGCGAGCGCAAAGCGCACTCGGTCATCGTCGGCCGGTCGCCGCTGTACGGCGGCTTCCTCCGGCCGACCCCCGGCGCCCGGCTCGACGAGCCGGTCCTCGAGGTCTGCGCGCTCGACGGCGGTCCGGCGCGGCTCATGGCGATCCTGTCCCGCATGTGGTCGGGCGCGCACGCGGGCGCTCCCGGGGCGCTCGTCGCGCGGACGCGGGAGGTGCGGGTCGTGTCGCCGGTCGACGACGTTCCTTATCATCTCGACGGCGAGCTCGCCGGGGTCCTGCCCGTCACCCTCCGGATCTCGGACCGGCCGCTCGTCCTCGCGCGCACCCGGCCCGTTTGA